Proteins encoded by one window of Misgurnus anguillicaudatus chromosome 4, ASM2758022v2, whole genome shotgun sequence:
- the LOC129421282 gene encoding uncharacterized protein has translation MMSERKRDVHCLFMFLVYFVSFRCFMVDKDMCEINALRKVFSESDILLCWYHVMQAVVRWLTKTDSGVSGSSNIDVRTEIVSFVKKMKLCTTEHDFKSTAEQFFTRFEDFPALCSYFRVHWLEKGHMWSDFGRCYDHAASDTNNLVERFFHRLKYQFLGGIRNRRLDDLIKILLKKTDGYFQTIQDLHAVGRMKNASLKSGQILESASRLVEKGWEKDIQLIDHDMYIYEIPSEQTSGLSYKVCPSERTVLCFDTKEVDVKSLCNERIYHTSATTLQCTCCTYSYYKKCACLLLACELFDVKLKTAVSTLDQDTSLQENMNTAANHSKTEIEMLNEILETVKQWQTIPKDICHKIQDLHDNVTNACITGPKLPEANVDLRRKIRPLFPHRAKNVKRCYRKNLKRLNTKAK, from the exons ATGATGAGCGAGAGGAAGAGAGATGTACATTGTTTATTCATGTTTTTGGTATATTTTGTTTCCTTCAGGTGCTTTATGGTGGACAAGGATATGTGTGAGATTAATGCTTTGCGGAAAGTCTTTTCTGAGTCAGACATCCTTCTTTGCTGGTATCATGTCATGCAA GCTGTCGTCCGTTGGCTTACAAAGACAGACTCTGGAGTCAGTGGATCATCAAATATCGATGTTAGGACAGAAATTGTTTCTTTCGTCAAAAAGATGAAGCTTTGTACAACC GAACATGATTTTAAGTCAACTGCTGAGCAGTTCTTCACGAGGTTTGAAGATTTCCCAGCTCTTTGCTCATACTTCAGGGTTCACTGGCTGGAAAAAGGACACATGTGGTCTGACTTTGGACGATGTTACGACCATGCTGCTTCTGATACAAACAATCTTGTTGAAAG ATTTTTCCATCGCCTTAAATATCAGTTTTTGGGTGGGATTAGGAACCGTAGGCTGGATGATCTTATCAAAATTCTCCTTAAGAAGACGGATGGATACTTCCAGACCATTCAAGATTTGCATGCAGTTGGAAGAATGAAAAATGCTTCTTTGAAGTCAGGACAAATACTTGAATCAGCATCTAGATTGGTAGAGAAAGGTTGGGAGAAGGACATTCAGCTCATAGACCACGACATGTACATTTATGAAATTCCATCAGAACAAACCTCTGGTCTCTCCTACAAAGTTTGTCCTTCTGAAAGGACAGTTTTGTGCTTTGACACAAAAGAGGTGGATGTAAAAAGTTTATGTAATGAGAGAATTTACCACACTTCCGCTACAACGCTTCAATGTACCTGTTGTACATATTCTTATTATAAGAAATGTGCCTGCCTTCTCCTGGCATGTGAATTATTTGATGTCAAGTTAAAAACAGCTGTATCTACTTTGGATCAAGACACATCGCTGCAAGAAAACATGAACACTGCAGCAAACCACTCTAAAACTGAAATAGAGATGTTAAATGAAATACTGGAGACTGTGAAGCAATGGCAGACAATTCCTAAGGACATCTGCCACAAAATTCAAGACTTGCATGACAATGTAACAAATGCTTGCATAACTGGACCTAAACTTCCAGAAGCTAATGTGGATTTGAGAAGGAAGATAAGACCATTGTTTCCACACAGAGCAAAAAATGTTAAACGTTGTTATAGAAAAAATCTTAAAAGGCTAAATACTAAAGCTAAATAA
- the LOC129421283 gene encoding uncharacterized protein: protein MINLINLSFAYTARERDTEEIIAEEREGEKQQNIFERGREAEEDEAGESEKQQNIFERGREAEKNKAEESEKQENIFERVREAQENEAEESEEEWQGENITKESEIECREKENKHTTREENKTAQGRSYTVLGRLSVPGTKRKYTVTQDEIKRRIITENMSNNMLRSLIRVRKEDLPEELRLQRPKKAKTKMSIFSALSEGEATDLAQELGATLGRHVNLDMGTIVPSAEAEVAKNALCTLQSLLRERLGDESPFSLITHTFGPQILDVVISFLISQFK, encoded by the exons ATGATTAACCTGATCAATCTGAGTTTTGCCTATACAGCACGTGAAAGAGACACAGAGGAAATCATAGCAGAAGAAAGAGAAGGTGAAAAAcagcaaaacatttttgagagaggaagagaagcaGAGGAAGATGAAGCAGGAGAAAGTGAAAAAcagcaaaacatttttgagagagggagagaagcAGAGAAAAACAAAGCAGAAGAAAGTGAAAAACAGGAAAACATTTTTGAGAGAGTGAGAGAAGCACAGGAAAACGAAGCAGAAGAAAGTGAAGAGGAATGGCAAGGGGAAAATATAACCAAGGAAAGTGAAATAGAATgtagagagaaagaaaataaacatacaacaaGAGAAGAGAACAAAACAGCTCAGGGAAGAAGCTACACCGTCCTGGGAAGGCTATCAGTCCCAGGCACGAAAAGGAAATACACAGTCACTCAGGATGAAATAAAACGAAGAATCATTACAgaaaacatgtcaaacaacATGTTAAGAAGCCTGATTAGG GTTCGTAAAGAGGATCTCCCAGAGGAGCTTAGACTACAAAGACCAAAAAAAGCTAAGACAAAAATGAGCATCTTCTCTGCCCTCAGTGAAGGGGAGGCCACAGATTTAGCCCAGGAGCTGGGAGCAACGCTTGGGCGACATGTCAACCTAGACATGGGTACAATTGTTCCAAGTGCAGAGGCAGAGGTTGCAAA GAATGCACTCTGCACCCTCCAGTCCTTGCTGAGGGAAAGACTGGGAGATGAATCCCCTTTTAGTCTCATTACACATACATTTGGACCACAAATTCTTGATGTTGTCATCTCATTTTTAATCAGTCAGTTTAAGTAG